From the genome of Trachemys scripta elegans isolate TJP31775 chromosome 2, CAS_Tse_1.0, whole genome shotgun sequence:
AATTGTAGTTCAGGAAATGCTATGTACTGTGCATGTCTTTTCTTTGGATAAAAATCTTCCCGCCTGCCCCCTCCAAGTTTTTCCATAATGACTTACCTGCCTTTGGACAGCCATGTCTGCCATCATTGTTTGGTCTGATGTCACAGATGCTCATTACTTTTATAGCGTCAACACTATACTAGATGCTCCCCTGCACAGCTCAGTCCATTGTTTGTGTCTCAGTACGTAATGCTATCAGTGTGACCCACTTCCCATGCTGCGCACACATGCGCTCTCACTGTGTGCAGTGCAGTAGTTGGCAGAGCCTAAAAATGAATAACtaaattaatttagtttttaaGCCCAAAGAACTAAGTCTAACTTTagtcaaatttgaaataatttttagaTGCTAAAAATCTAGTAGATAATTCAGATATAGGGTTTGGTGGCATTTCTGTTCTTCTCATATAGACAAGGTTCATAAATGAATGGGGTTTATTAGAAAATATACAACTCTTATTCTAACCAATCTTTCTAATTCATAAGTTACAGACTAcaatagaagaaaaataaagtatggggaggggggaaataagcCCTAGAAACACACCTAGGAAGAGATTAGGACATGTATGCAGCACTGTACACAGACAATAACTTCTGAGTAAAATTTCCAAAGCCcctaagtgccattttcaaaagtgacagaagCACTTAGCAGCCTATGTCTCTCAGAAAGTCAAGAGAACTTAAGATCCTTGTACCTAAAGGTATGTCTGTGCTGTAATTGGACATGTGATTCAGCTCAGATAGGCCtagcactagctttaatctaactagTGGATCTCAGCATAGTTAGCAACACAACTCTTGATATTTTTTACTGTCTACTCTGAAGATCTGTTTGAAATCATATAAGAATATTGTGATTATATTAACAAAATGTTACTTTAAACAAAGCTTCTTGGGTATTTTTCACTTTCCAAGTATATAGTTACTTCTTTTAAGACAAACTGAAAGTGAGGAAAAAGTATACCAAAAGGAACACACCTTGCCAATCTGTTGTTGTTTCAGACATTTGTTTTCATACCTTCTTCTGCCAGGAGATCAAAATCCTGGGCTAGAACTGCCACTTGAGCTGGGATACATTCAGAGCAGCTTGATGGTGGGGCAGGAGGCAAGTGGCTTTAAGCCACAAATTGTTCCCTAGTCCTGTAGTTGGCTGTGTGCTGGACTGTTCCCCAGCATGTCCAAACTGCCTCAGGCTATTTTAGCAGCTGAGGATTTCTGGGACTTAAGGATGCCCCAGCCAGGCTTCCTTCCCTGCAGGCACACTCCCTATGTGGGCAGCTGCAGTAGTTCTACACCACTCAGTGATCCATCTTCCATATGGGGCATCCTCAGGGATCCGTTAAGCTAGTTTTCTGACTGCTTTGCTGGAATTGGGCAAAGTTGTAAGAGCCAGCCTGAAAATTGGGGCCCCCTGTATTTGACCTTGCCGTGTTACCATGAAAAATGACTAACATGTTAAACAAATTCATTATATGACTTCATTGAATGATGAAGCAGATATGCTCTGAAAGAGAATGAACCTTTGTTTAATGAAGAAATATGCTGGATAATTAACAAAAATGTGTTGGAGAAAATAAGATTGTCGCTTGCCACACTTCTAAATGTTAATTACAAtgtattagaaatattttttttccattgtataAAGTCTCTCTGTAAAATATcttattttctaaaatatattgtaGATTAGTAATTCCAGGATGGCCTTAATTTATATGAGGAGGGGTTTCTCATGAGTAGAAAAATGGTTATGTCTGCATAGAAAATTTAGACAAGAAGCTAGTTTGGAGGGGTAAAAGCATTTGGAAATTTTCATGTTAAATGTTTGCTGACCAAATATAAACACACAAGAGAAAGTAATTTTTACTTGGTATCCAACATATTTTTGTCTTCTGGTCAGTTACTGATAATCAGGGTTTTTTCTGGACCCTAAATAATTTAGAAGAAAAGTAGTAATGATCAAACTAAAAAAGGAACACACTATGTTTGTAGTTTACGCTACAGTCAACGGTGTCTGTTTCCCTGGAGAAATGAAGTAGTACTAGTAATGGTATGTAAAGATTGACATGCCCTAGACTGTCTCAGTAATTAGAAGGTAGGGAATATTGATTGAAAGCAGTTTGTAAATTGGCATAATGAATTATAATGCTAGAGTAAAGTAGGCTAATATTGAATATTCTATAGCAAATGGAGTGCACTCTGTAACCTGCTTTCacatattttgtaaataaattccTCCTTTCaacatcttatttttttttctttttattataacAAGGCCACAAAGACTTCAGGTTTGAGACCAATGGAACAAAAAGACATTAAAGCAGTGCAAGAACTGATCAACAGTTACTTGAAGCAATTTAATCTTGCTCCTGTAATGGATGAAGAAGAGGTAGCCCACTGGTTCCTGCCTCAGGATCATATTATTGACACCTTTGTAGTTGAGGTAAAAACATGGGTTAACAATGTAAATGAGGTATATGTAAATTCCACCCTTGTCTCCCCAGTAATTTTACACAGGTAATTTAATGTGAGGCTATATTGACATTAGGGTTTTGATGGCATCAAGATAACTACCATGAGAAACCAGAGGACTTTCTAGTGTATTCAGAGCCATGATCTATACTTAACCTTGCATTGTAGCATTTGTGGAGCTTGATATAGTTTCTCCGTTTTGTTCATTATGAAATTAAGATGTTCTGAGGGCACCAATTCTGTGCGTCTGATTTTAACCAAGAGAATTTTTGAAGTTGTGATGAATGCGTGGTAGAGACCAGTGCTGAAAGCCATGCCACCTGAATGGTAGGCTTCTGGCAGCTAGTATTTGTAATTTCCCAAAATATCTGCTGCGCAGGGTAAGGGCTAAAACTGTAGCTAATTAATTACAAGTTGATTCTTCATTCAATGACTTTTTTCTTCCCCAGAGTTCAAATGGTATTTTAACCGATTTCCTGAGTTTCTACACGTTACCTTCAACAGTTATGCACCACCCTGTTCATAAAAGCCTCAAAGCTGCCTATTCCTTCTACAATATTCATACAGAGACTCCTCTCTTGGATTTAATGAATGATGCACTCATTATAGCTAAATTGGTAAGTAACTTACTTTCCCTGTCTACTTTTCTCAGAAAAGTagggtaattttaaaaaaaaaaaattccattttcttttactttaaaaagggatttttaatgCACTTGCAGAACTTAAAAAAAGCTATACTAGCTTTTCTCTTCACTTTGAACAGCActagagaaaaaggaaaaaattcccATAAACCTGCactatttttacaaaatatattttgaatagtgctgttgattaattgcagttaactcacgcgattaactcaaaaaaattaattgcaattaatcacactgctaaacaatagaataccaatttaaatttattaaatatttttgatgctcttctacattttcaaatatattgatttcagttataacgcagaatacaaagtgtacagtgctcactttatattatttttattacaaatatttgcactgtaaaatgataaacaaaaagaaatagtatttttttttcagttcacctcatagaagtaccgtaatgcaatctctttatcatgaaagtgctacctacaaatgtagtttttttgttacatgactgcactcaaaaacaaaacaatgtaaaactttagggcctacaagtccattcaggcctacttcttgttcagccaatcactaagagaaacaagtttgtttacaggacataatgctgcccatttcttaattacagtgtcacctgaaagcgagaacaggcgttctcatggcactgttgtagctggtgtcacaagatatttatgtttcagatgtgctaaagattcatctgccctcttcatgcttcggccattgatccagaggacatgcttccaagtAGATggtgctggttaaaaaaataatgcgttaattacatttctgactgaactccttgggggagaattgtatgtctcctgctctgttttacctgcactctgccatatatttcatgttatagcagtctcggatgatgacccagcatatgttgttcattttaagaacactttcacagcaaatttgacaaaatgcaaagaagatagcaatgtgagatttctaaaaatagctacagcactcgacccaagatttaagaatcagaagtgccttccaaaatcagagagggatgaggtgtggagcatgctttcagaagtcttaaaagagcaacactctgatgtggaaactacagaacccgtaccaccaaaaaataaaatcaatcttctgctgctggcagctgactcagatgatgaaaatgaacatgcgtcggtccgcactgctttggattgttattgaacagaacccgtcatcagcatggacgcatgtcttctggaatagtggttgaagcatcaaggcacatatgaatctttagcgcatctggcatgtaaatatcttgcaacgccaactacaacagtgtcatttgaacgcctgttctcactttcaggtgacattgtaacaaGGTGACATTTTAACAAGTGACATTgtaacaagaagcgggcagcattatctcctgcaaatgtaaacaaacttgcttgtctgagcttttggctgaacaagaagtagaactcattggacttacaggctctaaagttttacattgttttatttttgaatgcagggattttatggtacataattctacatttgtaagttcaactttcatgataaagagattgcactacagtacttgtatcaggtgaattgaaaaatactatttcttttgttttttcacagtgcaaatatttgaaataaaaaaatataaaactgagcattgtacactttgcattctgtgtttgtaattgaaatcaatatattagaaaatgtgggaaacatccaaaatatttaaataagtgatattctattattatttagcagtgcgattaatcgcacgattaacttttttaatcacgcgattaatcacgattcattttttaattgcttgacagccctaattttgaacggctagccaaaaactcaaaaggtaataacaaaatgtttaagtacatcagaagcaggaagcctgctaaacaaccaatggggcccctcgatgattgagatacaaaaggagcgcttaaagacgataaagtcattgcggagaaactaaatggattctttgcttcagtcttcacggctgaggatgttagggagattcccaaacctgagccggcttttgtaggtgacaaatctgaggaactgtcacagattgaagtgtcactagaggaggttttggaattaattgataaacttaacattaacaagtcaccgggtcCAGTGTAATCTTGTAATCCAGTgggcattcatccaagagttctgaaagaactcaaatgtaaagttgcggaactattaactagggtttgtaacctgtcctttaaatcggcttctgtatccaacgactggaagatagctaatgtaacgccaatatttaaaaagggctctagaggtgatcccggcaattacagaccggtaagttgAACgttggtaccgggcaaattagtcgaaacaatagtaaagaataaaattgtcagacacatagaagaacataaatggttgggcaaaagtcaacatggtttctctaaagggaaattgTCTTACTAATCATTAAAGTTCTTTGAAGGGGCTAACAAActtggacaagggggatccagtggacatagtgtacttagatttccagaaagcctttgacaaggtcccttaccaaaggctcttacgtaaattaagttgtcatgggataaaagggaaggtcctttcatggattgagaactggttaaaagactgggacaaagggtaggaattaatggtaaattctcggaatggagaggggtaactagtggtgttccccaagggtcagtcctaggaccaatcctattcaacttattcataaatgatctggagaaaggggtaaacagtgaagtggcaaagtttgcagatgatactaaactgctcaagatagttaagaccaaagcagactgtgaagaacttcaaaaagatctcacaaaactaattgattgggcaacaaaatggcaaatgaaatttaatgtggataaatgtaaagtaatgcacattggaaaaaataaccctaactatacatacaatatgatagggGGGTAattttagctacaacgaatcaggaaaaagatcttggagtcatcgttgATAGATCTCTGAAgccgtccacgcagtgtgcagaggcagtcaaaaaagcaaacaggatgttaggtatcattaaaaaggggatagagaataagaaggagaatatattattgcccttatataaatcaatggtacgcccatatcttgaatccCCTATGTGGTATGCAGACAgaatacagatgtggtctcctcatctcaaaaaagatatactggcactagaaaaggtccagagaagggcaactaaaatgattaggggtttggaacgggtcccatatgaggagagattaaagaggctaggacttttcatcttggaaaagaggagactaaggggggatatgatagaggtatataaaatcataagtgatgtggagaaagtagataaggaaaagttacttacttattcccataatacaagaactagggatcaccaaatgaaattaataggcagcaggtttaaaacaaataaaaggaagatcttcttcacacagtgcacagtcaacttgtggaactccttgcctgaggaggttgtgaagggtaggactataacagtgtttaaaagagaactggataagttcatggaggttaagtacattaatggctattagccaggatgggtaagaaatggtgtctcTAGactctatttgtcagagggtggagatggatggcaggagagagatcacttgatcattacctgttaggttcactccctctggggcacctagcattggccactgttggtagacaggatgctgggctagatggacctttgttctgacccagtacggccgttcttatgttcttatgtaggagACCAGTGGGCATGGGAAGGAGGGTTCAGGGGGCTAGGGCCCCAGGGAgcgggtgcagggggctggggcatgggaaggAGGGTGCAGCCAGTGCATGGGGGACAGACTGTAGATGTGTGGACTGGTGGCCGGGGACAGTCCTTGGATGGGAGGCTAGATAGACACAGTCCCTGGATGGAGGGATTGAGGGCAGGGAGCAAGTGCTGGGGGGGCAGTTCCTGGGTGGAGGACTGGATGCTGGAGGGGGCAGTCCCTGGGGGGGCTGTTCTGCCCTGGACAGGGCACCCTGTCTCTTCAAAGCAGGCACGTGTGCCAGACCACTGTTGGGGGgggtgtctggatgctggggGGACAGTCCCAGGAGGGTTGGGTGATGTGGGGCATTCCCTAGGTGGGGGGACTGGGTGCCTGGAGGACAGTCCCTGGCTCGGGTGAGcaccccaccctgggcagggctcctcatctttgcaggcaggctctGCAGCCATGCTCTCCAGGCACCCAGCCTAGCcacgctgccagcagcagcgtgTCATGCCATGCCACTCCTCCAGTAAATTAATTTTAAGTTAATGTCTTGacttattttgctaatttaaaatgctCTTGATAGACATTTGCCAGTATTGAAATGAAAGGTACTAAATTGATTTGAATCGTATTGCTATCATATAACAAATactaaatcttttattttttttccccagaagtattgcagtggttctcaaactgtgggttggaaccccaaagtgggtcgcaaccctgttttaatggggttgccagggctggcgttagacttgctggggcctgagaCTGAAGCCTGAGCTTTGACTTCCATTAAGCTTCAGCTTCCATTTAGCTTCACACCaacctggggtggcagggcttaggttgtgcccccctgcccagggcggCAGGGCTTGGTGGGGCTTAGGTTTCTGTCCCCCtgctggggtcatgtagtaattttttgttgtcagaagggggtcccggtgcaatgaaatttgagaacccaTGATGTATTGTATTGTGGATggggcccacataacacatagagagctgtaTGCatcccacaatggtaaataggttaagaaccactgttctagagatATAACCTTCAGTCTAAATTCCATGTGGTGTGCAGACAGAATTACTTTCTATTGGAAAAATCTTCTATTCTGCATGCATATCAGAATGCAGGATCAAATCTAATGTCTATTTAGTGAAAATCATTAGACTCTCAGATACATTTATACCCATTATGCGTTtcaaagtatcatttgaaaatcaaaataaaatttcaaaaatgttttgatatttccAGAAAGGATTTGATGTGTTCAATGCACTAGACTTGatggaaaacaaaacattcctGGAAAAACTCAAGTTTGGGATAGGAGATGGGAACTTGCAGTATTATTTGTACAACTGGCGGTGTCCTGGCATGGAATCCGAAAAGGTAAGAGAGAAAAGAGCTTCTGTGcacagttaataaaaataaattaatttaagaatGTCAAaacttaatgtttttttaattgaacatcTAAGATTCATAATTAAGTTCAAAAAGCCAGTATTTGTTGCTATACTTGCATTAATTACTGCATTTTGCTCTTACTTTAGGTTGGCCTTGTATTACAATAAGGAGGACCATTGTGTTTCTAGAACTCTGAAGCTGTCGTTTGGATTGATTTAATCTACATAACAGTTCTTGGAACAGTATTGTTCAAGAGGAATAAAAGCACAACATCAGTGAAATTGAAAATATCCATCTAAAATAATGAAGAAATCCGTAGCTGACcaattttcacattttcagataaaATGGAAAGTTCATGAAACTTTTATTGTccataaaaagaataaaagcacATTCATTTAATTTTCAAAGCTTAGCTCGCACCTTGATAAAAAGACGGTATTTTTTTCCACTCTGTAGAAAAGACTGTTTTGTACAAACTGAACTGCAGTGGTGGATTAGGGTACGAAAATCTTTGCTATTATGTGAATGAACTGCTGCATTTCTATTTATTAAGTGGTGGTGTATGTTTGTCAGTGTAACAGAATGAAGGATCCAAACTGAGTATCCTTGCTTATAAAATTCACATGGATGTCATCATTTGGGGTATAATAATGGAGTTATGATACATTTGTAGCTAATATGAAAGTCTTGGATGTTTTTGTAACTGGAGCAGTATGAAAATGTGCTGGTTTGACTAGTGCATTTGTTTCTCCATAAGCAACGCTGCCAAATcaataaaaatacagatttgtACGTTGATCTTCAATAGATCAGTGGATTGATTCAGTAGTATTGCACTGTTCAGTGCAGATATCTGTTGCCATAATGATTATAAATTACTGTACTTAATTTATAGTTGTGGCACAAAACCTTAGTTTTTCCTCAGTAGATCAACATCAGCCTGTGTGTAAAACTAAGAATTTTGATAATGCTGTCAAACTATTTATAGTTTTGAATGTTTTCAATGCTTCTGCAAAAATTGCACATATTTCTTTGTCTACTTTGAAGTCTGTAATTCTAACGAAAAGTATCTTGTGTAAATAAGTATTCATAAATTGTTACTGGTAGTGTTTTTATCCTGAATTTTGAACAAAAGGTTTCACTGCATATAGTGCCAGTAATCTTCTTCCTATCCCCTGGAAAGACTATGTACTGGCCTTAACTTAAATGCAACaacttgatttttatttcctCATGAATGCTCTGCAACCAGAAGCATTTGGAATATGTTCCATAATGTCATATTCATAGCTTAAATTGTGATGGGAATTCTTAGAGTTTAGGTATGCTATAGTCATATGAGCAGCAAAAATCTACACTTCTAGCTGAAAGTGCCAAATCGTGGTGAAGGTTACATGCTGTGCAGGTATTTTGGACATTACTTGAATATTGGTGAAATATTTATGGATAAACCTGGCTTTAACACCCCCATAATTCTAAATGAGAGAGCAAATTTTGCTCAACTTTAGGAGCTGTCTGAAATTAGCAATGTAGAGAGAAAGAGTTAGTTCTGCCTCTATCACTGGACTTAACACCTTGTATTGGCAGCTTCTCATAAAAGTCAGTCTTTTATAATGGAAGGGGACTCTACCCCATACATACAGGGGTAACAGGCTCTCAGGCTTTGTCTAAACTATGATTTAAAGGCATATTGCAAGGTAAATGTATTCTAACCCATACTAATACACAGTTACTCTAATGTGCACAGTGCAACCTGCTTCAATATGTGCTCAAGTTAAAGCACGCTGCccttgtctacattagacttTGAAAGGTAGTACATTCCAACCCCCCAGGGCTGGCTTCCAATTATCCATAGTAGGATTTAATTAGCCACTTATGTCATTAAAGCTAAAATGGTTTGTACCTTAAAGTCACTGAGGGCCTATTGCTGGCCTAAAGAACAcaagctgtgtctacacaggCACATCCAGGAAAGTTATGACAAATCAACTTAACCTTACATTGATGTGCATAAGTTAAAGCCTATTAACCACTCACATGGATGCTCTCATGCAAGAATAAAGCAGCCTTATTCTGTGATAGTTTAATTCTCTGCCAAAGAGTGAGGATTAAACCAGTGGTTTCTGAATTTATTAATGTGAGCTACaaactgcattttgtctttttttgtacCTACCATTACATATATGAACCCTCAGCTCTAGCACTGCAACCCTAAATCCCATCTATGttcagaggtggggggagggtttggaGCTCACCCTGGACTCACCCCAATGGCAGCTCcagtctggggggagggagggttggtcCCAGCTCTGGGCATTGCAATTGGGTGCATGGGGGTGCAGCACCATTCATttttgcacgcacacacacaattttgacagaggggtggccaggccaaatttgagtggcactgTATCATGACACAcagggttgcaatgccactccTGTTTGGCCCTTCTACACTATCATGAGAGAGTAGCTGCATCAAActtgagtggcactgtgaccacAAGCTTCAAGTTGCAACACCCAGCATGGGGAACTGGACCGTGTCCCACAGGACAAAAGCTGCTGCTGTGGGTGAGAGCGGGGCAGGTTTTCTCTCCAACACCCCTGCTGCATTGGAGCCTTCCATCTGCACCAAGCTGGGAAAAGTATATGTTAGCCTAAGTCTGGGCTCAGCAAGAGGTTATTCTGACCCTGGACATGGCAACCCATCTAGAaccttcccacaacccactgcTTGGAAAACACTATCTTAAACTAAGGCCATTTTATTCCTGAATGAGAACAGCTATTGGGGTGGTAATGTGCTTTAATTTACCCTTTTAGTTGATTCACTTTAACTTTCCTGAGTGACAAGTGCAAAGAACACACACAGCAAGGCTAAAAATTAgtatctgccttttttttttccccaggcagGGGCCTGTGGGCATTTTGCTATTAGAAGCCTCTGCTGCAGTTTGCTTTTGACCCTTTTTAATTTGTCCCCTTAACTTGTACATGAGTGGAGGGAAAAGGGAATCCAGAATACAGGCAGCTTAGATAATCTTTGACCTGGAACATAGAAGTTTctcccctatttaaaaaaaaaaaaaaaaaaaaaaaaaaaccaccacaggcTCACTTAAAGAAAGAGGCTTTTGCTAGCTTTCTTCCTGAAGGACAGTAGTAGCTTTTGAGTAAAATGTGAGATCTCAGTAAACTACTTTATTTTGTTGAGCTCATACacgttttttttattgcagtctgAGCTGCTTCATTGTTCCCTACCTTCTAAACATCCTTACACAATTTCCTGCAAAATATCTGGTGTGTGCTCTCATTACATTCTACTGCTTACTATGGCAGTTTCTTAAAGTGCATTTCCCTTCAAGAGTTAAGTATCATACCATTTTCAGCTATTTGGAATTATTACAATTCTTACCTGCCATTTTACATGCAATAGTACATAAAATATATCTGAAGTTATTGGAAATACTTTCTAAACTCCCTTTGTGAAATAATTTTGACAGTTAACTTCGTCTTTGTATTATGTGGCTCCTCTGAGAGAATGTCTCGGTTTGCATACAacagtcttttttaaaatgcatttttcctgcAACAGAAGTATTTAATTATTCGTATGTTGATCAAGACTAATGTTTTCCTTTAGCATATCAGAGACCAAATATATCTGGAAACCAGTTTAGCGTGCATCTCTTGACCAAAACCAACCTCGTAGAGCAGAGTATTAACATTCAAAACCAGAGCCTGTGTGCGTGCCTACCAGTTACAGATGTTTGCCTGAAACATCTTATAGATGaccagcttttaaaaaacaaagtttataCCAGCATGGACACTTGTTTGAATAAACTTTCAATTTTGATATTCATTTGTTTGAATAGTTACATTTAATTTTAGAGTTTTGTTCTAAGTATATTCATTCCCTAAAAACGAAAGAATTTGCTTGATGCTTTTCATTAATAGCAAATGCACATTCTAGAACTATACCACACACCAGTAAGCCCAGGCTCTCTAAACAATAGTTAAACATGTCTTAAGAAAGTAGTTAACACTTATGCACAATTTTATAGATTGCATGCTTTAATGacagaacaaaacaaatctgAGTTCATCTTCTATTGGTCAAATGACTTTACTTCTGAAGCCATGACATTTAAAAGCAGCTAACTTAGTTACATGGGGCAGTTTCCAATACTTCATCAAAATCACTTTACTCCCACTGTAAAGACCTGTACTAAACTAAGTTATTTTGaagcagcttttttatttttgggagGTTTTCGTCTCTTATTTGGATTTGGAACAAGCTTTTTAATTCTGAGAGCTTGTAAAGTTACATTTGAAGAATCCGACTTATTGCTTTCAGTACATTTCCACTTATGGCTTTGAGAGAACTCCTCCACGGAGGTCTCCATAAGCTCGGTATCTTGAATTTCCAAAGGATCAGTATGTGCCTCCGCCATATGTTGCTCACTTCTATGGTGAATCCAGGGCACATCCAAGCTAGGTATCCGTGGTATTATACCTTCGACTACTTCAGTAAAAGTATCagaattctttttaaaacccagtgcTAGAACAGATGTTAAGCCAAGCATAGGAGCTATGCTTTCACTAAGACGTGGAACCTGGCCAGCTGGGACTGCTCGACTTGCACTGAGCTGAATAAGGTGCATGGTGATCATAGTAGGTTTTGCAGATTTACACACCAGCACTAGAAGTagttcatttttttccaaagatCTAGTAACCTCATTAATTCCAATAGCAAGCTGTTTCCTGATGTTTAAGTCAGTCCATCCTTGTTCTTGTTGAATATGGTCTATTTCCTTCTCCTTTGGAAGTACACTAC
Proteins encoded in this window:
- the RPP38 gene encoding ribonuclease P protein subunit p38 isoform X1, which codes for MPIAQARGGSVRKAKKITVKTSLNNPYDIKWNTLEGDDMHFILQTLEERIKHIGLKKIETRRRKKRSIAKRQIKEKCDASDCSVLPKEKEIDHIQQEQGWTDLNIRKQLAIGINEVTRSLEKNELLLVLVCKSAKPTMITMHLIQLSASRAVPAGQVPRLSESIAPMLGLTSVLALGFKKNSDTFTEVVEGIIPRIPSLDVPWIHHRSEQHMAEAHTDPLEIQDTELMETSVEEFSQSHKWKCTESNKSDSSNVTLQALRIKKLVPNPNKRRKPPKNKKAASK